Genomic segment of Banduia mediterranea:
ATCAGCATCGCCTTCGTCTCCGTGGCGTGGCACCGCAGCCGATTTCAGCCGGACAACCTCGACAGCTCTCGAATCACCCACTCCCCGGACGCGTGCCTGATCTCAGTGTCTGCATCGCGACCTATCGCCGCGCCGATCGCCTGGACGCACTGCTCGGCGACCTCTGCCAGCAATCATTGCGATTCTATCGGGACCAGCAGTTTTCCGGACGGGTGCCCGAGGCCAGCTTACGGCCGCTCGCCCCCAGACAGAGGCTGCCGCAAACGGTATCGCTGGCCTGCGAGGCGACCGGCACGGCCAGGATCGAGTAGTTCGTCGTGCTGGCGGTCCCGGTACTGGGGCAGGTGTTCGTCAGGCCGCCGGACAGACTGATCCTGTAGATGCTGGAGGTCTGTTCACTTGAGGACAGTGTCCCATCGGACGCCAGATACAGGGTCGCGGCGGCATAGCCCAGTGCGCCGAGCGTGCCGGCGTAGCCCTTGCGATCCACGAAGTACCCTTCCTGACGCGAGGCAATTTCGCTCAGGGCGCCCTTGGCCGCGGTACGGTTGGCGCGCAGCACATAGCCGCGATAGCTGGGGTAGGCGATCGAGGCAAGAATTGCCACGATCGCCACCGTCACCATCAGCTCGACCAGACTGAATCCGC
This window contains:
- a CDS encoding type IV pilin protein; translation: MKQPDSRPGGFSLVELMVTVAIVAILASIAYPSYRGYVLRANRTAAKGALSEIASRQEGYFVDRKGYAGTLGALGYAAATLYLASDGTLSSSEQTSSIYRISLSGGLTNTCPSTGTASTTNYSILAVPVASQASDTVCGSLCLGASGRKLASGTRPENCWSR